Below is a genomic region from Armatimonadota bacterium.
GCCAGATAGGCGTGGCCGATATCCAGGCACAGCCGCAGCGACGGGTGGTTCACCTGATCGAAGATGCCCCGCAGCTCGTCGTACTGCACACCGTAGGAGAAAGGCATCGGCGGCACGCCGTCGGCAATGGATACGGCCGGCATGTTCTCCAGGTACACCTCGACGCCTGCGGCCTCGGCCGCCTCGGCGACCCGGCGCAGCGACTCGACGGCGTACGGAAGCCCGCGGTCGCGAGGGAAGACCTCCTTGTATGGCGGAATGCCGGGATGCACAACGACCCCGCGGGCGCCCAGCCGCGCCGCCTCGCCCACTGTTGCCAGCACCTGCCGAACCGACTCCTCACGGATGCCGGGGTTCGTGCTGGCCATGTTGATCCCCAGGATCGGCATGTGCAACCCGAGCAGCGGCCCGCTGTTCCACGGCACCGGCGCCGGCCAGGCATGCGGGCACTCGCACATGACCTCCACGCCGACGCCCATGCCGTCGAGCTCTGCCTCGACGTCCTGCAGCAGCTGCCTTACGGCGGCGAAGCTCGATACGCCTATCCTCACGGCCACCTGCTCACCTCCGGCGAGCTGAATGACGCACTGACAGCCGCGAACACGCCGGTCACCCGCATCCGGCAAGATCTGTGTGTCCCGGGATTCCGCCGAGCCCCCTTGCCGCGCGGACGGCCCGGCGCACAGACTCGGCGACCGTCTCGGCCGCCGCCTCACCGATCTGGATCAACTCCTGAGATTGCCCCACGCCGATCTCATGCCGACCCGTCGCCAGGACGAACACCGTATCGCCGTCGTAGAGCGTGTGTGAGGGGACGATCGCGCGTGAGAGCCCCGCGTGTCCCTGGACCGCCAGGCGCCAGGCCTGAGCCTTGGACAGAGCCGCGGTGGTAACAATGACGGCCAACGTGGTGTTCCCGCCGAACGGCATGCCAGGCGCGCCCCGGAGCAGCACTTGCGATGTGCCCGCGCACCGGCCGTCGGGCCCGCGGGCTCCTGCCAGAATCTCGCCAGTGCCTTCGTCCACCACGTCGCCGTAGGCGTTTACCACCACCAGCGCGCCTACGGATGGGCCGCCGGGCAGGCGAACGCACCAGGACCCGACGCCGCCTTTCATCGCACGATCCATGCCCAGCGCCTTGCCCACGGTCGCGCCCGCACCGGCGCCAACGCTGCCTTCATCCACCGGCTCTGCCGTGGCCCGCACGCAGGCTTCGTATCCCATGGCGGCGTCGGGGCGCGCGCGCGGATCGCCGATGGCGAGATCGAAGATCACGGCGGACGGCACAATCGGAACCCGCGCCACCACGGCATCGAACCCGATCCCGCGCTCTTCGAGATACCTCACCACGCCGTCGGCGGCGGCCAGGCCAAAAGCGCTCCCGCCTGCCAGAAGCACTGCGTGGGCGTGTTGGACGAAGGCTCCGGGGTGCAGCAGATCGGTCTCGCGCGTGCCCGGCGCGGCTCCGCGCACCTCACCGCTGGCGACGGCTCCGGCCCCGCAGAGCACGGCGGTGCAGCCGGTAATGCCCACCGGGTCGGTGACATGGCCTACGCGGATGTCGGGGATATCGGTGAGTGACGGCACGGCGTGCTGGCTCCCGCCTGCGGCCTCCGCGGTGTGCATGAAGAAGCCCGGGGTCTCGATGCTGGCTTCCTGGCCTGGATTCAGTATACGGTCGAACATCTGGCCATGGCAACCCGGCGAATCGCGCCGCCTGAAACGATGCTGAGCTCCTCTCCCAGGATCCGACCTTCCGGCCGATCGGGTCGGGGATTTGGCCCGGGACGAGAACCTCGCCCGGCTGGCCGCGCTCAACCGGGAGTTGATTGCGCGGGTGGAAGCCATGGAGTCCTCACGGCGGGTGGTGCTTGACATCGAAAGCACCGATTCTAGACGGAAACGGCCGGGTAGGAAGATTGCTGATTACCCTGTTCCTGGTCGAGCGGAAGGTGCTGACGAAGCCGCTCCTGGACCTGAGCGCCTTCTTCGAAGCGACGCGGCAAGAGTACTACGGCCGCCTGCTGGGCGTCAGCGAACGCGGGGAATGGAAGGCCTGGCTCGAGTACTTCCTGACAGGCGTGACCCTGCACGCCTCCCGTCAAGAACGCCGGCCGCGGTGATTGATCTGCTTGCCGAAAACCCGTATTGCACGATCAAGCGGGTGGCGAGACGTCTGAACGTGGCCTACACCACGGCGCAGCGGGCTGTCGAGCAGCTCGAGTCGCTCTCAATCCTCTCGCAGGTGGGAGCGACGAAGCGCGATCGTGTGTTCTGCGCCAGGGCGCTGATGGGCATTCTGGATGAGCCGGCCATGCTGCGCCCTGGGGAGGAGCGCTGACTCTTAGCGCCCCTGGCTGGCCATCACCACCAGCACCGCCACCTCCATCGGCCCGTGCGCGCCCAGCACCGGAACCAACCCGATGTCAGCGCTGCGGCTGGGTCCGGTGATGAGAACCAGCGCCGACGGCAGCGGGTCGCTCCGCTCCAGGAGCGTGGCCAGTTCCGGCACGATGCGGTCGGACCTCAGCACCGCCAGGTGTAGCGGAGCCAGCAGGGACGCCGCCTGCGGCTTGCCCGGACCGGTGGAGATGACCAGCGACCCGGTCTCAGCCACGCCCCACTCTGCCCTGGTGATCCCGATCTCGGCCCCAGCGAGCGTCTCAAAGGATCCCCGAGGGTCGAGGACCTCCACTCCCTCGGCGAGCAGCCGATCCCTGATCGGATCCATCTCAGGAGTGTCCCACAGCGCGGCGCGTTGCACGCGCCGCTCCCTACACAACGCCACCGCCCGCTCGACCGCCTCATCGTAGGTGCCGACGGTGATTACCGACATGCCTACCTGCTCGGCCCTCTCGATGAAGAGCGCCATCGGATCGGCAGTGGGGTTATCGCCCGGGGGAACCGGCCGGTTCATCGGGGTCCCCCCTGCCGCGACTTCCACCACGCGCGGAAGGGCGTCGAGGCAAGGGCCGGCGCGGCGCGGTGCGCGGTCCACC
It encodes:
- a CDS encoding sugar phosphate isomerase/epimerase, with the translated sequence MAVRIGVSSFAAVRQLLQDVEAELDGMGVGVEVMCECPHAWPAPVPWNSGPLLGLHMPILGINMASTNPGIREESVRQVLATVGEAARLGARGVVVHPGIPPYKEVFPRDRGLPYAVESLRRVAEAAEAAGVEVYLENMPAVSIADGVPPMPFSYGVQYDELRGIFDQVNHPSLRLCLDIGHAYLAGGNCLKAMLQDNDVVHIHVSDNHGWHDDHLAWGDGDITRVVDLARDLPESAQNIIVETASLESSRKSLERISKDLLSRRGQP
- a CDS encoding P1 family peptidase; this translates as MHTAEAAGGSQHAVPSLTDIPDIRVGHVTDPVGITGCTAVLCGAGAVASGEVRGAAPGTRETDLLHPGAFVQHAHAVLLAGGSAFGLAAADGVVRYLEERGIGFDAVVARVPIVPSAVIFDLAIGDPRARPDAAMGYEACVRATAEPVDEGSVGAGAGATVGKALGMDRAMKGGVGSWCVRLPGGPSVGALVVVNAYGDVVDEGTGEILAGARGPDGRCAGTSQVLLRGAPGMPFGGNTTLAVIVTTAALSKAQAWRLAVQGHAGLSRAIVPSHTLYDGDTVFVLATGRHEIGVGQSQELIQIGEAAAETVAESVRRAVRAARGLGGIPGHTDLAGCG
- a CDS encoding winged helix-turn-helix transcriptional regulator, translated to MIDLLAENPYCTIKRVARRLNVAYTTAQRAVEQLESLSILSQVGATKRDRVFCARALMGILDEPAMLRPGEER